Proteins co-encoded in one Cynocephalus volans isolate mCynVol1 chromosome 11, mCynVol1.pri, whole genome shotgun sequence genomic window:
- the USP19 gene encoding ubiquitin carboxyl-terminal hydrolase 19 isoform X3, which produces MLRWLLASRLGEDWLLVPCWRIWPQRLAKIAGPGRKRRSPDPDTVADPGALWLSTKRLKMSGGSSATDPRRGPPGLEEAASKKKQKDRANQESKDGDPRRGSVSIPQEEQTKEELLLDWRQSADEVIVKLRVGMGPLRLDEVDAAFTDTDCVVRLPGGRQWGGVFYAEIESSCTKVQARKGGLLQLALPKKVPLLTWPSLLKKSLGSQELAPGLRCQENGQELAPIALEPCPEPRRAKQEARNQKRAQGRGEVGSGAGPGAQAGPSAKRAVHLRRGPEGEGSRVGPGPQGDAPPFLADLATQVEAEEQLCVPPLNPQTCLLGSEENLALLAGEKTVSPRNDPVSPAMAQSVDPGKDDHVKEMAVAADVGTLVDEPEPMVNLAFVKNDSYEKGPDSVVVHVYVKEIHRDTSRVLFREQDFTLIFQTRDGNFLRLHLGCGPHTIFRWQVKLRNLIEPEQCTFCFTASRIDICLRKRQSQRWGGLEAPAARGAVGGAKVAVPTGPTPLDSTPPGGAPHPLTGQDESRAVEKDKPKARSEDTGLDGVVARTPVEHVTPKPEPHLASPKPTCMVPPMPHSPVSGDSVEEEEEEEKKVCLPGFTGLVNLGNTCFMNSVIQSLSNTRELRDFFHDRSFESEINYNNPLGTGGRLAIGFAVLLRALWKGTHHAFQPSKLKAIVASKASQFTGYAQHDAQEFMAFLLDGLHEDLNRIQNKPYTETVDSDGRPDEVVAEEAWQRHKMRNDSFIVDLFQGQYKSKLVCPVCAKVSITFDPFLYLPVPLPQKQKVLPVFYFAREPHSKPVKFLVSISKENSSASEVLDSLSQSVHVKPENLRLAEVIKNRFHRVFLPSHSLDTVSPSDVLLCFELLSPELAKERVVVLEVQQRPQVPSIPISKCAACQRKQQSEDEKLKRCTRCYRVGYCNQLCQKTHWPDHKGLCRPENIGYPFLVSVPASRLTYARLAQLLEGYARYSVSVFQPPFQPGRMALETQGPGCTTLLSTSSLEAEDSERDPIQPPELQLVTPVAEGDTGVPRAWAAPDRGPVPSTSGISSEMLASGPTEVGSLPAGEKVSRPEAAVPGYQHPSETMNAHTPQFFIYKIDTSNREQRLEDKGETLLELGDDCSLALVWRNNERLQEFVLVASKELECAEDPGSAGEAARAGHFTLDQCLNLFTRPEVLAPEEAWYCPQCKQHREASKQLLLWRLPNVLIVQLKRFSFRSFIWRDKINDLVEFPVRNLDLSKFCIGQKEEQLPSYDLYAVINHYGGMIGGHYTACARLPNDRSSQRSDVGWRLFDDSTVTTVDESQIVTRYAYVLFYRRRNSPVERPPREGHSEHHPDLGPAAEAAASQASRIWQELEAEEELVPEGPEPLGLWGPQDWVGPPPRGPTTPDEGCLRYFVLGTMAALVALVLNVFYPLVSQSRWR; this is translated from the exons ATGCTACGCTGGTTGCTGGCCTCCCGCCTCGGAGAGGACTG GCTGTTAGTTCCTTGCTGGAGAATTTGGCCTCAAAGACTTGCCAAGATAGCTGGGCCAGGAAGAAAGCGCCGCAGCCCTGACCCAGACACCGTTGCCGACCCTGGGGCACTCTGGCTGTCGACTAAGCGGCTCAAGATGTCTGGTGGGTCCAGTGCCACAGACCCGAGGAGGGGGCCCCCAGGACTGGAGGAGGCCGCTAGTAAGAAGAAGCAGAAGGATCGAGCAAACCAGGAGAGCAAAGATGGAGATCCCAGGAGAG GGTCAGTATCCATTCCTCAAGAGGAGCAGACCAAAGAGG AGTTGTTGCTCGATTGGAGGCAGAGTGCAGATGAAGTAATTGTCAAGCTTCGTGTAGGAATGGGTCCCCTGCGGCTGGATGAGGTGGATGCTGCTTTCACAGACACGGACTGTGTGGTGCGGCTTCCAG GTGGTCGGCAATGGGGGGGTGTCTTCTATGCTGAGATAGAAAGTTCTTGCACCAAAGTGCAGGCCCGCAAGGGTGGTCTCCTGCAGCTGGCACTGCCCAAGAAGGTGCCTCTGCTCACGTGGCCCTCTCTCCTG AAGAAATCTCTAGGGAGCCAGGAGCTGGCACCAGGACTGCGGTGCCAGGAGAATGGGCAGGAGCTGGCTCCCATTGCCCTGGAACCATGCCCTGAGCCCCGCCGGGCTAAGCAGGAGGCCCGGAACCAGAAGCGGGCCCAGGGCCGTGGTGAGGTAGGCTCGGGCGCTGGCCCCGGGGCCCAGGCAGGGCCCAGCGCCAAGAGGGCTGTGCATCTCCGCAGAGGGCCAGAGGGGGAAGGGTCCAGGGTTGGCCCTGGACCCCAGGGCGATGCCCCACCCTTCCTGGCTGACCTGGCCACCCAG GTTGAGGCTGAGGAACAGCTATGTGTACCACCGCTGAACCCCCAAACCTGCCTCCTGGGCTCAGAGGAGAATTTAGCCCTTTTGGCAGGAGAGAAGACAGTGTCCCCCAGGAATGACCCAGTCTCTCCAGCCATGGCCCAGAGCGTAGACCCTGGAAAAGATGACCATGTCAAGGAGATGGCAGTGGCCGCAGATGTTGGAACCTTGGTGGATG AGCCTGAGCCCATGGTGAACCTGGCATTTGTCAAGAATGATTCATATGAGAAGGGGCCAGATTCAGTGGTGGTGCACGTGTATGTGAAAGAGATCCACAGGGACACCTCTCGAGTACTTTTCCGCGAGCAGGACTTCACGCTCATCTTCCAGACCAG GGATGGAAACTTCCTGAGGCTGCACCTGGGGTGTGGGCCCCACACCATCTTCCGTTGGCAGGTGAAGCTCAG gaacctgattgaaccagagCAGTGCACCTTCTGTTTCACGGCCTCTCGCATCGACATCTGCCTTCGTAAGCGGCAGAGTCAGCGCTGGGGGGGCCTGGAGGCCCCAGCTGCACGAG GTGCAGTGGGTGGTGCAAAGGTTGCCGTGCCGACAGGTCCAACCCCTCTGGATTCAACCCCACCAGgaggtgccccccaccccctgacaGGCCAGGACGAATCCCGGGCTGTGGAGAAGGATAAACCCAAGGCTCGATCTGAGGACACAGGGCTGGATGGTGTGGTGGCCCGCACCCCTGTGGAACATGTAACCCCAAAGCCAGAGCCACACCTGGCCTCG CCCAAACCAACATGTATGGTGCCTCCGATGCCCCACAGCCCCGTGAGCGGAGACagtgtggaggaggaggaggaggaagagaagaaggtgTGTCTGCCAGGCTTCACTGGCCTTGTCAATTTAGGCAACACTTGCTTCATGAACAGCGTCATTCAGTCTCTGTCCAACACTCGAGAACTCCGGGACTTCTTCCATG ACCGCTCCTTTGAGTCCGAGATCAACTACAACAACCCGCTGGGGACTGGTGGGCGTCTGGCCATTGGCTTTGCTGTGCTGCTCCGGGCGCTGTGGAAGGGCACCCACCATGCCTTCCAACCTTCTAAGTTGAAG GCCATTGTGGCGAGCAAGGCCAGCCAGTTCACAGGCTATGCACAGCATGATGCCCAGGAATTCATGGCCTTCCTGCTGGACGGGCTGCATGAGGACCTGAATCGTATCCAGAACAAGCCCTACACAGAGACAGTGGACTCAGATGGGCGGCCTGATGAG GTGGTGGCTGAGGAAGCATGGCAGCGGCACAAGATGAGGAATGACTCTTTCATCGTGGACCTATTTCAGGGCCAGTACAAGTCGAAGCTGGTGTGCCCTGTATGTGCCAAG GTATCCATCACTTTTGACCCATTCCTTTACCTGCCAGTGCCCTTACCACAGAAGCAGAAGGTTCTCCCTGTGTTTTATTTTGCCCGAGAACCCCACAGCAAGCCTGTCAAG TTCCTGGTGAGCATTAGCAAGGAGAACTCCAGTGCAAGTGAAGTGTTGGATTCTCTCTCTCAGAGCGTCCACGTGAAGCCTGAGAACCTGCGTCTGGCTGAG GTAATTAAGAATCGCTTCCACCGTGTCTTCCTGCCCTCCCACTCACTGGACACTGTGTCCCCATCTGACGTGCTTCTCTGCTTTGAGCTGCTATCCCCAGAGTTGGCTAAGGAGCGGGTAGTGGTGCTAGAGGTGCAACAG CGCCCCCAGGTGCCCAGCATCCCCATCTCCAAGTGTGCAGCCTGCCAGCGAAAGCAGCAGTCGGAGGATGAAAAGCTGAAGCGCTGTACCCGTTGCTATCGTGTGGGCTACTGTAACCA GCTCTGCCAGAAAACACACTGGCCTGACCACAAGGGCCTCTGCCGCCCTGAGAACATTGGTTATCCCTTCCTGGTCAGTGTACCTGCCTCACGCCTCACTTATGCCCGTCTTGCTCAGCTCCTAGAGGGCTATGCCCG GTACTCTGTGAGTGTATTCCAGCCACCCTTCCAGCCTGGCCGCATGGCCTTGGAGACTCAGGGCCCTGGCTGCACCACACTGCTCTCCACTAgctccctggaggctgaggacAGTGAGAGGGACCCCATTCAGCCACCTGAGCTCCAGTTGGTGACCCCTGTAGCTGAGGGTGACACAGGGGTTCCCCGGGCATGGGCAGCCCCTGATCGGGGTCCTGTGCCCAGCACCAGTGGAATTTCTTCTGAGATGCTGGCCAGTGGGCCCACTGAGGTTGGCTCCTTGCCTGCTGGTGAGAAGGTATCCCGGCCTGAAG CTGCTGTGCCTGGGTACCAACATCCAAGTGAAACCATGAATGCCCACACACCCcagttcttcatctataaaatagacaCATCCAACCGAGAACAGCGACTAGAGGACAAAG GAGAGACCCTACTGGAGCTGGGTGATGACTGTAGCCTGGCCCTTGTCTGGCGGAACAATGAGCGCCTGCAGGAGTTTGTGCTGGTAGCCTCCAAGGAGCTGGAATGTGCTGAGGATCCAGGCTCTGCTGGGGAGGCTGCCCGTGCTGGCCACTTTACCCTGGACCAGTGCCTCAATCTCTTCACAcggcctgaggtgctggcaccTGAGGAGGCCTG GTACTGCCCACAATGCAAACAGCATCGTGAAGCCTCCAAGCAGCTGTTGCTGTGGCGCCTGCCAAATGTGCTCATCGTGCAGCTCAAGCGCTTCTCCTTTCGCAGTTTCATCTGGCGTGACAAGATCAATGACTTGGTCGAGTTCCCTGTTCG GAACCTGGACCTGAGCAAGTTCTGCATTGGTCAGAAAGAGGAGCAGTTGCCCAGCTACGACCTTTATGCTGTCATCAACCACTATGGAGGCATGATCGGTGGCCACTATACTGCGTGTGCACGCCTGCCCAATGATCGCAGCAGCCAGCGCAGTGACGTGG GCTGGCGCTTATTTGATGACAGCACGGTGACCACAGTAGACGAGAGCCAGATCGTGACGCGTTATGCCTATGTACTCTTCTACCGCCGGCGGAACTCTCCTGTGGAGAGGCCCCCCAGGGAAGGTCACTCTGAGCACCACCCAGACCTAGGCCCTGCAGCTGAGGCTGCTGCCAGCCAG GCTTCCCGGATTTGGCAGGAGCTGGAGGCCGAGGAGGAGCTGGTGCCTGAGGGGCCTGAGCCCCTGGGTCTCTGGGGGCCCCAAGACTGGGTGGGCCCCCCGCCACGTGGCCCTACCACACCAGACGAGGGCTGCCTCCGGTACTTTGTCCTGGGCACCATGGCAGCTTTGGTGGCCCTCGTGCTCAACGTGTTCTATCCTCTGGTATCTCAGAGTCGCTGGAGATGA
- the USP19 gene encoding ubiquitin carboxyl-terminal hydrolase 19 isoform X12, with the protein MLRWLLASRLGEDWLLVPCWRIWPQRLAKIAGPGRKRRSPDPDTVADPGALWLSTKRLKMSGGSSATDPRRGPPGLEEAASKKKQKDRANQESKDGDPRRGSVSIPQEEQTKEELLLDWRQSADEVIVKLRVGMGPLRLDEVDAAFTDTDCVVRLPGGRQWGGVFYAEIESSCTKVQARKGGLLQLALPKKVPLLTWPSLLKKSLGSQELAPGLRCQENGQELAPIALEPCPEPRRAKQEARNQKRAQGRGEVEAEEQLCVPPLNPQTCLLGSEENLALLAGEKTVSPRNDPVSPAMAQSVDPGKDDHVKEMAVAADVGTLVDGKEPEPMVNLAFVKNDSYEKGPDSVVVHVYVKEIHRDTSRVLFREQDFTLIFQTRDGNFLRLHLGCGPHTIFRWQVKLRNLIEPEQCTFCFTASRIDICLRKRQSQRWGGLEAPAARGAVGGAKVAVPTGPTPLDSTPPGGAPHPLTGQDESRAVEKDKPKARSEDTGLDGVVARTPVEHVTPKPEPHLASPKPTCMVPPMPHSPVSGDSVEEEEEEEKKVCLPGFTGLVNLGNTCFMNSVIQSLSNTRELRDFFHDRSFESEINYNNPLGTGGRLAIGFAVLLRALWKGTHHAFQPSKLKAIVASKASQFTGYAQHDAQEFMAFLLDGLHEDLNRIQNKPYTETVDSDGRPDEVVAEEAWQRHKMRNDSFIVDLFQGQYKSKLVCPVCAKVSITFDPFLYLPVPLPQKQKVLPVFYFAREPHSKPVKFLVSISKENSSASEVLDSLSQSVHVKPENLRLAEVIKNRFHRVFLPSHSLDTVSPSDVLLCFELLSPELAKERVVVLEVQQRPQVPSIPISKCAACQRKQQSEDEKLKRCTRCYRVGYCNQLCQKTHWPDHKGLCRPENIGYPFLVSVPASRLTYARLAQLLEGYARYSVSVFQPPFQPGRMALETQGPGCTTLLSTSSLEAEDSERDPIQPPELQLVTPVAEGDTGVPRAWAAPDRGPVPSTSGISSEMLASGPTEVGSLPAGEKVSRPEAAVPGYQHPSETMNAHTPQFFIYKIDTSNREQRLEDKGETLLELGDDCSLALVWRNNERLQEFVLVASKELECAEDPGSAGEAARAGHFTLDQCLNLFTRPEVLAPEEAWYCPQCKQHREASKQLLLWRLPNVLIVQLKRFSFRSFIWRDKINDLVEFPVRNLDLSKFCIGQKEEQLPSYDLYAVINHYGGMIGGHYTACARLPNDRSSQRSDVGWRLFDDSTVTTVDESQIVTRYAYVLFYRRRNSPVERPPREGHSEHHPDLGPAAEAAASQASRIWQELEAEEELVPEGPEPLGLWGPQDWVGPPPRGPTTPDEGCLRYFVLGTMAALVALVLNVFYPLVSQSRWR; encoded by the exons ATGCTACGCTGGTTGCTGGCCTCCCGCCTCGGAGAGGACTG GCTGTTAGTTCCTTGCTGGAGAATTTGGCCTCAAAGACTTGCCAAGATAGCTGGGCCAGGAAGAAAGCGCCGCAGCCCTGACCCAGACACCGTTGCCGACCCTGGGGCACTCTGGCTGTCGACTAAGCGGCTCAAGATGTCTGGTGGGTCCAGTGCCACAGACCCGAGGAGGGGGCCCCCAGGACTGGAGGAGGCCGCTAGTAAGAAGAAGCAGAAGGATCGAGCAAACCAGGAGAGCAAAGATGGAGATCCCAGGAGAG GGTCAGTATCCATTCCTCAAGAGGAGCAGACCAAAGAGG AGTTGTTGCTCGATTGGAGGCAGAGTGCAGATGAAGTAATTGTCAAGCTTCGTGTAGGAATGGGTCCCCTGCGGCTGGATGAGGTGGATGCTGCTTTCACAGACACGGACTGTGTGGTGCGGCTTCCAG GTGGTCGGCAATGGGGGGGTGTCTTCTATGCTGAGATAGAAAGTTCTTGCACCAAAGTGCAGGCCCGCAAGGGTGGTCTCCTGCAGCTGGCACTGCCCAAGAAGGTGCCTCTGCTCACGTGGCCCTCTCTCCTG AAGAAATCTCTAGGGAGCCAGGAGCTGGCACCAGGACTGCGGTGCCAGGAGAATGGGCAGGAGCTGGCTCCCATTGCCCTGGAACCATGCCCTGAGCCCCGCCGGGCTAAGCAGGAGGCCCGGAACCAGAAGCGGGCCCAGGGCCGTGGTGAG GTTGAGGCTGAGGAACAGCTATGTGTACCACCGCTGAACCCCCAAACCTGCCTCCTGGGCTCAGAGGAGAATTTAGCCCTTTTGGCAGGAGAGAAGACAGTGTCCCCCAGGAATGACCCAGTCTCTCCAGCCATGGCCCAGAGCGTAGACCCTGGAAAAGATGACCATGTCAAGGAGATGGCAGTGGCCGCAGATGTTGGAACCTTGGTGGATGGTAaag AGCCTGAGCCCATGGTGAACCTGGCATTTGTCAAGAATGATTCATATGAGAAGGGGCCAGATTCAGTGGTGGTGCACGTGTATGTGAAAGAGATCCACAGGGACACCTCTCGAGTACTTTTCCGCGAGCAGGACTTCACGCTCATCTTCCAGACCAG GGATGGAAACTTCCTGAGGCTGCACCTGGGGTGTGGGCCCCACACCATCTTCCGTTGGCAGGTGAAGCTCAG gaacctgattgaaccagagCAGTGCACCTTCTGTTTCACGGCCTCTCGCATCGACATCTGCCTTCGTAAGCGGCAGAGTCAGCGCTGGGGGGGCCTGGAGGCCCCAGCTGCACGAG GTGCAGTGGGTGGTGCAAAGGTTGCCGTGCCGACAGGTCCAACCCCTCTGGATTCAACCCCACCAGgaggtgccccccaccccctgacaGGCCAGGACGAATCCCGGGCTGTGGAGAAGGATAAACCCAAGGCTCGATCTGAGGACACAGGGCTGGATGGTGTGGTGGCCCGCACCCCTGTGGAACATGTAACCCCAAAGCCAGAGCCACACCTGGCCTCG CCCAAACCAACATGTATGGTGCCTCCGATGCCCCACAGCCCCGTGAGCGGAGACagtgtggaggaggaggaggaggaagagaagaaggtgTGTCTGCCAGGCTTCACTGGCCTTGTCAATTTAGGCAACACTTGCTTCATGAACAGCGTCATTCAGTCTCTGTCCAACACTCGAGAACTCCGGGACTTCTTCCATG ACCGCTCCTTTGAGTCCGAGATCAACTACAACAACCCGCTGGGGACTGGTGGGCGTCTGGCCATTGGCTTTGCTGTGCTGCTCCGGGCGCTGTGGAAGGGCACCCACCATGCCTTCCAACCTTCTAAGTTGAAG GCCATTGTGGCGAGCAAGGCCAGCCAGTTCACAGGCTATGCACAGCATGATGCCCAGGAATTCATGGCCTTCCTGCTGGACGGGCTGCATGAGGACCTGAATCGTATCCAGAACAAGCCCTACACAGAGACAGTGGACTCAGATGGGCGGCCTGATGAG GTGGTGGCTGAGGAAGCATGGCAGCGGCACAAGATGAGGAATGACTCTTTCATCGTGGACCTATTTCAGGGCCAGTACAAGTCGAAGCTGGTGTGCCCTGTATGTGCCAAG GTATCCATCACTTTTGACCCATTCCTTTACCTGCCAGTGCCCTTACCACAGAAGCAGAAGGTTCTCCCTGTGTTTTATTTTGCCCGAGAACCCCACAGCAAGCCTGTCAAG TTCCTGGTGAGCATTAGCAAGGAGAACTCCAGTGCAAGTGAAGTGTTGGATTCTCTCTCTCAGAGCGTCCACGTGAAGCCTGAGAACCTGCGTCTGGCTGAG GTAATTAAGAATCGCTTCCACCGTGTCTTCCTGCCCTCCCACTCACTGGACACTGTGTCCCCATCTGACGTGCTTCTCTGCTTTGAGCTGCTATCCCCAGAGTTGGCTAAGGAGCGGGTAGTGGTGCTAGAGGTGCAACAG CGCCCCCAGGTGCCCAGCATCCCCATCTCCAAGTGTGCAGCCTGCCAGCGAAAGCAGCAGTCGGAGGATGAAAAGCTGAAGCGCTGTACCCGTTGCTATCGTGTGGGCTACTGTAACCA GCTCTGCCAGAAAACACACTGGCCTGACCACAAGGGCCTCTGCCGCCCTGAGAACATTGGTTATCCCTTCCTGGTCAGTGTACCTGCCTCACGCCTCACTTATGCCCGTCTTGCTCAGCTCCTAGAGGGCTATGCCCG GTACTCTGTGAGTGTATTCCAGCCACCCTTCCAGCCTGGCCGCATGGCCTTGGAGACTCAGGGCCCTGGCTGCACCACACTGCTCTCCACTAgctccctggaggctgaggacAGTGAGAGGGACCCCATTCAGCCACCTGAGCTCCAGTTGGTGACCCCTGTAGCTGAGGGTGACACAGGGGTTCCCCGGGCATGGGCAGCCCCTGATCGGGGTCCTGTGCCCAGCACCAGTGGAATTTCTTCTGAGATGCTGGCCAGTGGGCCCACTGAGGTTGGCTCCTTGCCTGCTGGTGAGAAGGTATCCCGGCCTGAAG CTGCTGTGCCTGGGTACCAACATCCAAGTGAAACCATGAATGCCCACACACCCcagttcttcatctataaaatagacaCATCCAACCGAGAACAGCGACTAGAGGACAAAG GAGAGACCCTACTGGAGCTGGGTGATGACTGTAGCCTGGCCCTTGTCTGGCGGAACAATGAGCGCCTGCAGGAGTTTGTGCTGGTAGCCTCCAAGGAGCTGGAATGTGCTGAGGATCCAGGCTCTGCTGGGGAGGCTGCCCGTGCTGGCCACTTTACCCTGGACCAGTGCCTCAATCTCTTCACAcggcctgaggtgctggcaccTGAGGAGGCCTG GTACTGCCCACAATGCAAACAGCATCGTGAAGCCTCCAAGCAGCTGTTGCTGTGGCGCCTGCCAAATGTGCTCATCGTGCAGCTCAAGCGCTTCTCCTTTCGCAGTTTCATCTGGCGTGACAAGATCAATGACTTGGTCGAGTTCCCTGTTCG GAACCTGGACCTGAGCAAGTTCTGCATTGGTCAGAAAGAGGAGCAGTTGCCCAGCTACGACCTTTATGCTGTCATCAACCACTATGGAGGCATGATCGGTGGCCACTATACTGCGTGTGCACGCCTGCCCAATGATCGCAGCAGCCAGCGCAGTGACGTGG GCTGGCGCTTATTTGATGACAGCACGGTGACCACAGTAGACGAGAGCCAGATCGTGACGCGTTATGCCTATGTACTCTTCTACCGCCGGCGGAACTCTCCTGTGGAGAGGCCCCCCAGGGAAGGTCACTCTGAGCACCACCCAGACCTAGGCCCTGCAGCTGAGGCTGCTGCCAGCCAG GCTTCCCGGATTTGGCAGGAGCTGGAGGCCGAGGAGGAGCTGGTGCCTGAGGGGCCTGAGCCCCTGGGTCTCTGGGGGCCCCAAGACTGGGTGGGCCCCCCGCCACGTGGCCCTACCACACCAGACGAGGGCTGCCTCCGGTACTTTGTCCTGGGCACCATGGCAGCTTTGGTGGCCCTCGTGCTCAACGTGTTCTATCCTCTGGTATCTCAGAGTCGCTGGAGATGA